The proteins below are encoded in one region of Raphanus sativus cultivar WK10039 unplaced genomic scaffold, ASM80110v3 Scaffold0753, whole genome shotgun sequence:
- the LOC130502993 gene encoding probable fructokinase-1 → MASTGEKPLIVSFGEMLIDFVPTASGVSLAEAPGFLKAPGGAPANVAIAVSRLGGRSAFVGKLGDDEFGHMLAGILRKNGVEDRGINFDTGARTALAFVTLKADGDREFMFYRNPSADMLLRPDELDLELIRSAKVFHYGSISLIVEPCRSAHLKAMEVAKEAGALLSYDPNLREPLWPSKEEAKTQIMSIWDKAEIIKVSDVELEFLTGSNKIDDETAMSLWHPNLKLLLVTLGEKGCRYYAKNFRGSVDPFHVNAVDTTGAGDSFVGALLNKIAEDHSILEDEERLRKVLRFANACGAITTTKKGAIPALPSEAEVLSFLEKK, encoded by the exons ATGGCCTCCACCGGCGAGAAACCGCTCATCGTCAGCTTCGGCGAGATGCTCATCGACTTCGTCCCCACCGCGTCCGGCGTCTCCCTCGCCGAAGCCCCCGGCTTCCTCAAAGCACCCGGAGGCGCTCCCGCCAACGTCGCCATCGCCGTCTCCCGCCTCGGCGGACGATCCGCCTTCGTCGGGAAACTCGGCGACGACGAGTTCGGCCACATGCTGGCCGGGATCCTGAGGAAAAACGGCGTCGAGGATCGGGGCATCAACTTCGACACGGGAGCGAGGACGGCGTTGGCATTCGTGACGCTGAAGGCCGACGGAGATCGGGAGTTTATGTTTTACCGGAACCCTAGCGCCGATATGCTTCTCCGTCCCGATGAGCTCGACCTCGAGCTCATCAGATCC GCTAAAGTTTTTCACTATGGATCAATAAGCTTAATAGTGGAGCCATGTAGGTCGGCTCACTTGAAGGCAATGGAGGTAGCGAAAGAAGCCGGAGCTCTTCTTTCTTACGACCCAAACCTCAGGGAGCCTCTGTGGCCATCAAAGGAAGAAGCCAAGACACAGATCATGAGCATCTGGGACAAGGCTGAGATCATCAAGGTAAGCGACGTCGAGCTTGAGTTTCTAACTGGAAGCAACAAGATCGATGATGAGACCGCAATGTCCTTGTGGCATCCCAACTTGAAGCTCTTGCTTGTCACTCTCGGTGAAAAGGGTTGCCGGTATTACGCCAAG AACTTCCGTGGATCCGTTGACCCTTTCCACGTGAACGCCGTCGATACAACGGGAGCTGGAGATTCCTTTGTTGGTGCCCTCCTAAACAAGATTGCCGAAGATCATTCCATTCTCGAG GACGAAGAGAGATTGAGAAAGGTGCTAAGGTTCGCAAACGCTTGTGGAGCAATCACCACAACCAAAAAAGGAGCCATTCCAGCTCTTCCTTCAGAAGCTGAAGTTCTCAGCTTTCttgaaaagaaataa
- the LOC130502994 gene encoding uncharacterized protein LOC130502994 codes for MACTTDFRCLDEGFGGKTAKRKRESQEQAAADEASMDIDSVNPPSAKRSAVASSEDPDKPVAAAVAIGRPTYDGVIAGKVSGRNWKTPRTHRSSGRFVRNKGPDLEEMKRQREIKRAYKERKNELKEEIRSHKVEKRKKKEEREKRKAENVLRTGTKLQKITNPKTLKKIAKSKQRKHLKVIPDEVVNGNKKSIIN; via the coding sequence atggcTTGCACCACAGATTTCCGGTGCCTCGACGAAGGATTCGGCGGCAAAACCGCCAAACGCAAACGCGAATCTCAGGAACAAGCCGCCGCCGATGAAGCCTCGATGGACATCGATTCGGTCAATCCTCCATCCGCGAAACGCAGCGCCGTCGCCTCCTCGGAGGATCCGGACAAACCCGTCGCCGCCGCCGTGGCGATCGGGAGACCGACGTACGACGGCGTGATAGCCGGGAAAGTGTCGGGGCGGAACTGGAAGACGCCGCGGACGCACAGGTCGTCGGGGAGGTTCGTGAGGAACAAGGGGCCGGATCTGGAGGAGATGAAGAGGCAGAGGGAGATCAAGAGGGCGTACAAGGAGAGGAAGAACGAGCTCAAGGAGGAGATACGGAGCCACAAGgtggagaagaggaagaagaaggaggagagGGAGAAGAGGAAGGCGGAGAATGTTTTGAGGACGGGGACGAAGCTGCAGAAGATTACGAACCCGAAGACGTTGAAGAAGATTGCCAAGTCTAAGCAGAGGAAGCATCTTAAAGTGATTCCTGATGAGGTGGtgaatgggaacaagaagagtaTCATTAATTAA
- the LOC108846843 gene encoding uncharacterized protein LOC108846843, protein MADPADLYPPIKSINEMNQAGFPAGVVAILQSSLHRHLMALEWQILFQSANLFGPPTHSYRIPVEFAGLWRVDNVHNVDLNEWVLTLTSIQSTVTKILIHTSRSNKDTDTHTTQSN, encoded by the exons ATGGCTGATCCTGCTGATCTTTATCCTCCCATCAAGAGCATCAATGAGATGAATCAAGCTGGATTTCCTGCAGGTGTGGTGGCCATACTCCAGAGCTCTCTCCACAGGCATCTCATGGCTCTTGAGTGGCAGATTCTATTCCAGAGCGCTAACCTATTCGGCCCACCAACTCACTCTTATCGCATACCGGTGGAATTTGCAG GACTGTGGCGTGTCGACAATGTGCACAATGTTGACCTCAACGAGTGGGTTCTCACTTTGACGAGCATTCAGTCAACTGTCACTAAAATACTAATTCATACTTCAAGATCAAACAAAGATACAGATACACACACAACTCAATCAAACTAA